A window of the Lactuca sativa cultivar Salinas chromosome 7, Lsat_Salinas_v11, whole genome shotgun sequence genome harbors these coding sequences:
- the LOC111884772 gene encoding uncharacterized protein At4g26450 isoform X1 translates to MQRHRNPANGYRSNPIGIGGSAGGVAAGGPGYRNYNRSGFGRGQPPPPRRIDIFLEAGKLATEYLVSKGLLPPNSLNAKWQNSNLKNQIGGADGVSDAVSGTTTSRRRLSDDYSGATGSRDGIRARKTTGSFKNPAFEYNHEINRSSSWSEKVKGSSDKQGEGDSFSGSMEEQRSGKDGTSEDQKSVSGDLESKNHNTANIETTIENQQNQSPDDNPSIKTPNSDQVNVDDSKNPNMSTEEVITDDSNQDSEKPIVKEENNNNTANNNNSSTSDLLTLIRFNKVPTRTRSSIKGSKSDPVDKTQNSGEPENKNQELNDEMKIEEDEKYKFGHGVCTRSQSFPQRSSISEQESSEEHHGYARCSSDLLGRGEKRSLQINDNTEGSKKLKDWVSPNTQTDDYAEEKQLFPSSLSSFKICDLNLMGGSEVNENNHDTNKVIAFPAISQTKQEPVTVDFDLSMTNTRRGADGKEVEIIDLDCDSVQDDKDFNNSERREEAIFTDLESFPDSMQRVSDMPQDGYGLMISELLEADIPNSSVSSGVNSMHNEISLQNEEGILGDDESIYMSLGEIPISFVPVWDQQPSQGYDKRY, encoded by the exons ATGCAGAGGCATCGTAATCCTGCAAATGGATATAGGTCTAATCCTATCGGAATCGGCGGCAGTGCTGGTGGCGTAGCTGCCGGTGGTCCGGGTTACCGAAATTACAATCGGAGTGGTTTTGGCCGGGGTCAGCCTCCTCCACCTCGCAGGATTGATATCTTCTTAGAAGCTGGGAAATTAGCAACCGAGTATCTAGTTTCAAAAGGTTTACTTCCACCAAATTCGCTTAATGCCAAATGGCAAAATAGTAATCTGAAGAATCAGATCGGTGGTGCCGACGGCGTTTCTGATGCCGTTTCCGGTACTACTACTAGTCGGAGAAGGCTTTCCGACGATTACAGTGGCGCAACAGGTTCACGAGATGGAATTAGGGCTAGGAAAACAACGGGATCTTTCAAAAACCCTGCGTTTGAATATAATCATGAAATTAACCGAAGTTCTTCATGGTCCGAAAAGGTTAAAGGTTCTTCAGATAAACAAGGAGAGGGTGATTCCTTTTCTGGATCCATGGAAGAACAAAGATCCGGTAAAGATGGTACCAGTGAGGACCAAAAATCAGTCTCTGGTGATTTAGAATCAAAAAATCACAATACTGCTAACATAGAGACAACAATTGAGAACCAACAAAACCAATCCCCTGATGATAATCCAAGCATCAAGACTCCAAATTCAGATCAGGTGAATGTTGATGACTCGAAGAACCCTAACATGAGTACAGAAGAGGTGATTACAGATGATAGTAACCAAGATTCAGAGAAACCTATCGTTAAAGAAGAGAATAACAACAACACTGCAAACAATAACAATAGCAGTACTAGTGATCTGCTAACACTCATCAGGTTTAACAAAGTACCCACAAGAACACGTTCTTCCATTAAGGGCTCAAAAAGCGACCCGGTAGACAAAACCCAGAATTCTGGAGAACCCGAGAACAaaaatcaagaattaaacgatgaaaTGAAGATTGAAGAAGATGAAAAGTACAAATTTGGACATGGGGTATGCACAAGATCTCAATCTTTCCCTCAAAGATCCTCCATTTCTGAACAAGAATCAAGTGAAGAACACCATGGATATGCTAGATGCAGCTCTGATTTATTGGGTAGAGGTGAGAAACGATCACTCCAAATCAATGATAACACAGAAGGATCCAAGAAGCTTAAAGATTGGGTTTCTCCAAACACTCAAACAGATGATTATGCAGAAGAGAAGCAACTTTTTCCTAGTTCTTTGTCTTCTTTCAAGATTTGTGATCTCAATTTAATGGGAGGCTCTGAAGTAAACGAGAATAATCACGATACCAATAAAGTCATTGCCTTTCCAGCAATCAGTCAAACAAAACAAGAGCCagtgactgttgactttgacttgtcaATGACTAATACAAGGCGGGGAGCTGATGGGAAAGAAGTTGAAATCATTGATTTGGATTGTGATTCTGTACAAGATGATAAAGATTTCAATAACTCAGAACGGAG GGAGGAAGCTATATTTACAGATCTTGAAAGCTTTCCAGATAGCATGCAGAGAGTTAGTGACATGCCTCAAGATGGTTATGGGCTTATGATATCAGAGTTGCTTGAGGCTGATATTCCTAATTCTAGTGTTTCATCTGGTGTTAATTCTATGCATAATGAGATTAGTCTCCAAAATGAAGAG GGGATTCTTGGTGACGATGAGTCCATATATATGTCATTGGGAGAAATACCGATAA GTTTTGTGCCGGTCTGGGATCAGCAGCCGTCGCAGGGATACGATAAGCGGTATTAG
- the LOC111884772 gene encoding uncharacterized protein At4g26450 isoform X2 produces MQRHRNPANGYRSNPIGIGGSAGGVAAGGPGYRNYNRSGFGRGQPPPPRRIDIFLEAGKLATEYLVSKGLLPPNSLNAKWQNSNLKNQIGGADGVSDAVSGTTTSRRRLSDDYSGATGSRDGIRARKTTGSFKNPAFEYNHEINRSSSWSEKVKGSSDKQGEGDSFSGSMEEQRSGKDGTSEDQKSVSGDLESKNHNTANIETTIENQQNQSPDDNPSIKTPNSDQVNVDDSKNPNMSTEEVITDDSNQDSEKPIVKEENNNNTANNNNSSTSDLLTLIRFNKVPTRTRSSIKGSKSDPVDKTQNSGEPENKNQELNDEMKIEEDEKYKFGHGVCTRSQSFPQRSSISEQESSEEHHGYARCSSDLLGRGEKRSLQINDNTEGSKKLKDWVSPNTQTDDYAEEKQLFPSSLSSFKICDLNLMGGSEVNENNHDTNKVIAFPAISQTKQEPVTVDFDLSMTNTRRGADGKEVEIIDLDCDSVQDDKDFNNSERREEAIFTDLESFPDSMQRVSDMPQDGYGLMISELLEADIPNSSVSSGVNSMHNEISLQNEEGILGDDESIYMSLGEIPISMPQL; encoded by the exons ATGCAGAGGCATCGTAATCCTGCAAATGGATATAGGTCTAATCCTATCGGAATCGGCGGCAGTGCTGGTGGCGTAGCTGCCGGTGGTCCGGGTTACCGAAATTACAATCGGAGTGGTTTTGGCCGGGGTCAGCCTCCTCCACCTCGCAGGATTGATATCTTCTTAGAAGCTGGGAAATTAGCAACCGAGTATCTAGTTTCAAAAGGTTTACTTCCACCAAATTCGCTTAATGCCAAATGGCAAAATAGTAATCTGAAGAATCAGATCGGTGGTGCCGACGGCGTTTCTGATGCCGTTTCCGGTACTACTACTAGTCGGAGAAGGCTTTCCGACGATTACAGTGGCGCAACAGGTTCACGAGATGGAATTAGGGCTAGGAAAACAACGGGATCTTTCAAAAACCCTGCGTTTGAATATAATCATGAAATTAACCGAAGTTCTTCATGGTCCGAAAAGGTTAAAGGTTCTTCAGATAAACAAGGAGAGGGTGATTCCTTTTCTGGATCCATGGAAGAACAAAGATCCGGTAAAGATGGTACCAGTGAGGACCAAAAATCAGTCTCTGGTGATTTAGAATCAAAAAATCACAATACTGCTAACATAGAGACAACAATTGAGAACCAACAAAACCAATCCCCTGATGATAATCCAAGCATCAAGACTCCAAATTCAGATCAGGTGAATGTTGATGACTCGAAGAACCCTAACATGAGTACAGAAGAGGTGATTACAGATGATAGTAACCAAGATTCAGAGAAACCTATCGTTAAAGAAGAGAATAACAACAACACTGCAAACAATAACAATAGCAGTACTAGTGATCTGCTAACACTCATCAGGTTTAACAAAGTACCCACAAGAACACGTTCTTCCATTAAGGGCTCAAAAAGCGACCCGGTAGACAAAACCCAGAATTCTGGAGAACCCGAGAACAaaaatcaagaattaaacgatgaaaTGAAGATTGAAGAAGATGAAAAGTACAAATTTGGACATGGGGTATGCACAAGATCTCAATCTTTCCCTCAAAGATCCTCCATTTCTGAACAAGAATCAAGTGAAGAACACCATGGATATGCTAGATGCAGCTCTGATTTATTGGGTAGAGGTGAGAAACGATCACTCCAAATCAATGATAACACAGAAGGATCCAAGAAGCTTAAAGATTGGGTTTCTCCAAACACTCAAACAGATGATTATGCAGAAGAGAAGCAACTTTTTCCTAGTTCTTTGTCTTCTTTCAAGATTTGTGATCTCAATTTAATGGGAGGCTCTGAAGTAAACGAGAATAATCACGATACCAATAAAGTCATTGCCTTTCCAGCAATCAGTCAAACAAAACAAGAGCCagtgactgttgactttgacttgtcaATGACTAATACAAGGCGGGGAGCTGATGGGAAAGAAGTTGAAATCATTGATTTGGATTGTGATTCTGTACAAGATGATAAAGATTTCAATAACTCAGAACGGAG GGAGGAAGCTATATTTACAGATCTTGAAAGCTTTCCAGATAGCATGCAGAGAGTTAGTGACATGCCTCAAGATGGTTATGGGCTTATGATATCAGAGTTGCTTGAGGCTGATATTCCTAATTCTAGTGTTTCATCTGGTGTTAATTCTATGCATAATGAGATTAGTCTCCAAAATGAAGAG GGGATTCTTGGTGACGATGAGTCCATATATATGTCATTGGGAGAAATACCGATAAGTATGCCACAACTTTAA